CAAACATCTCTAAACAAGTGAGCTTCTATGGTGCAAGCATGTTCTGTAGTATTAactctttaaaacaaaacaaaaacaaagtttttgaACGCTGATTGTCTTTAATACTTTCAATTCCTGTTTGAATCTATACATCAAAGGAGGATTACAAAAAGACTGATACCCATTTCGAACCCCAAAATACACTTTAAAACTCCAGATTTGCTTTAGGCAGCAGAAAATGAACACGAGCACAGATTTAAGATGAAAGCAATGCAACCAAGCACAAACAGACTTACCAACATGGATGGGAGCAGGAAGAAGGCCATATTCGTGTTCACCTGGAATATATTccagtttctctttctttagcTGTAGCAGCTGACTACGAGGGCTagtggagggaaagaaagagaggggaaatTAAGGGGGTCAACAAAGCCATAAAGAGAGGGAAACTGGTGTTTGGTATttgaagacagacagaaacgCTGCCAAAAAAGTGTCTGTGTTTTACATACTCATCTGTTTTATAAACATCCGAATAAAGCCCCGCCTTCTGGAATTTCTTCTTAGGCGGCCTAGCAGCTCTCTTCTCCCGCTGATTAGTCATTGTTGTGGGTGGAACTTGTTGTATGGGGGGTTGACCAGTGCGCTCTGGGGAAGAGTGTCCATCACATTTTCCCTCCAAAGCACTGAAAAGGAAACGTGATCAAATTTCCACATTAGTATTTGATTTGGTCTGAAGGCAACCACAACATGAGCCTGAAAGTTATAGTCAGTTCATTAACTGCAGAATGAAAATCAATGGTATGAgactaaaacaaattaaaaaataaataatcaaataaataaaattgcatACCTCTGAAAACTCTGCTCTTGCGTCAGCCATCCCGTCCCACCTGTCGCTTGCGCTCTCGCCATCACCTCCTCCTCTCTGGCCTCAGGtctctcctcctgctcctcctcctcgtcctctctttcctcctcagcttcctcctcatcttcttcattttcatcccgctctctctcccagCGCTTCCTCTTCTTGGCCTTTCTCTTTTGACCTTGTACAACGGACTCAATGGCATCAATCACCGTGTCTCCCTCCCAGCCCACTCTGTGTTTGCTAGGGGGCGGCTGGTTCTCTGGTTCAGGGGCTGGAGGCAGAGGAGACGGGGGAGGAGAGGGCAGCGGGTGCTTACGCGGGCGCCCCGGACCCCTTTTCTTTACCATGTTGTTGCCTGTGCGCGCCTGTCGCTGCAGCTTCTTGGCACGGAGGATCTTGTTGACATGATGCAGGTTGTTTTTGGGTGGAGGTGGGGCTGAGCGGTGTGAGGGGGAGGCGTCTAGGCAGCATGCAGGCTGGGAGGGGCGTGTGGAAGGACTTGCTTGACGGCTGGAGGGGTGTGGTGCCGCTCCACCCACAGGCTGTTCCAAACCACAGTGGGGCAGGCAAGAAGAGGTGTGGGAGATGGACAGGGAGGGATGGTGATGGTGTCGATGTAGAGGAGATTCTGAACAGTCAGGTGTGCCCGAGTGGCCGCCTCGCATCTGCAGACCAGAGTTTCCTGCAAGACAAAGGACAGAAGATGAAAGATTAGAGGTGAGCAGTGGCAAATTGTGCTTAATTTGGAACTGCTCAAAAGTGACACAGATGTCATACCGTGATAGAGTTGTGCTTCCATTTCAATTGGGAAAATTACAATACATTTCAGCCCAGCAATAACCCTGTGCATCCAATAGCACTGGGATGTCATATCAAAACAAACTTACACCAATATAACATGTTCCTCTATACATATGACAGTACAACCTGAATTCCAAGTGACAGGATTAAGACTTCGCAAACTACAGATTATGAGAAATCCTATTTTAATAGATACCTACAAACGCCTAATATCGTCTAAAACCTGCGTAATCTTTagttttttattacatttcttagtacatttcttttctttacatATCAGTATATAAAGAAAAGCTGGTCAGTCATGCTTCCACTAATCTTATGATGTAATAGCCAAATGTTTTAACAGTGCTATTACCATGCAAAATATGGAGTGGGATgacaaattgtgtgtgtgtatacacacatttatatatatatatatatatatatatatatatatatatatatatatatatatatacacatacacacaccctaaTTTATCTGCTCATAATTaattttcatcatttatttcTTGATCTTCCCCTCACTGTTGCCTGCTTTTATAAAATCGCCCAAAAAAGACGACAatcatgtgtgcatgtgtgtacatgccATACTATCCCGCTCTTTCTTCCATTATCTCTTTAATTaactctcacactcatttcAACAGTGTCTACCAAGGCTATTATGTTCCACTCGCTCTTCTTCTATCCATCCTTTATCTTGCTCTCAATCACTCCGAGTACAACATTTAACAGCTTTTTCCCCCGGTCACATTCTCTTTCTGATAGTTTCTTTTCCCAGCTGTTGTGTTTACCTCCTATACTGACAGCACCCCAAATCTTTATTTGTTGCTGATAGTGATGCACAATGGcaatgaagaaaataaataaataaatgctgatgTAAAAACTAACAACAATGAGCACCAATAATACtcctaaaacaaacaaacaaacaacgaacacacaaaaacacaacacaataaactTGCACAGTGACAAAACGTCTGTGACATGGAACTACTTCAGTGTGTACAAAAATGCCAGATAACCTGCTATATGCAAGCTGTGTTCCTTTTGCTTTAAGCAGCATTGCTAAAACTGTAAAGCAACAAACTTGACAACACATCTAAAAGCGTGacactttaaagaacaaatgATTTCTGTCAACACTCTGGACAACATCCACAACACTGATATAACCATGCTGCAAACACGTCTTGGTAGATACTATTACCATTACCAGATACTGAGACCATTACCATTGTCATAAGTCATACTGCTTGATGTCAAGACAGCTAATAAAAGTATGTTTCGTAGTCTGACTGTAGTTGTGAACTACTTTAAAAAAGCACTTTGTTTTATGGGTGTGAAGAAAATTATTCCTCACAAAGCAGTCTGTGATCTTTCTTGTGTGAGCATTTCTCCATGTGGACAAACAGTTTTGGCATTATCACAAAAAGAGCTCACCAGTCAAGACAATGACCATTCTCACCAAGTGTTGtgcataaacaacacatttgcaCCAGCATAAGGAGCCTTTTAGGGCCTGAGACACATACTTATTTGTTTTTACAGGCCTACACTGAAATAGAAATATCTATATAATAGAATAGAAGTATACTTGTATTTGCAGCCTGATTGTAAACCCAGATTGCAAAGCTGTTCAgcgaattctgtttttatggacagaaacacttcatggaattcattcatttcacaGTTTGTTTATAAGGCTACAAATTATCCACAAGGTGACACCATTAGCTACAGCCTAATCAAAAATTAAGAATATTTTAGGTTTAAGAGAAAAATGTGAAGCTGATTTCTTTTGTagaatttatttgcagtttTAACTTGTGCATATTTAAGGAATGTGAGAGTAATAATGgattacatttattttccacatattaaaaacacaatttcagGTAAAGAAGTATATGaacataaaattaattttaaaaaggttctatgaaaGGTTCAAGTTATCTAGCTTAACTATCAGTCCTGATTCTGAATgacattttcacttaaaaaggTGCATTATTACAACTACTTATGCCACTTACTTGAAGACATTTGCTCATTCTCTAACTATCATAACCTCCAAAAGATAGCCcttcagccccccccccccccctttttttttttacactactCTAGCcacaacactgaccactggattATCCAGGATCTTGCAGTCTAATCCTGAAACAATTCAACTGGCTTTACACTGCTCTACATTTCACCTCTCAAGAAACCCTCGACATTCACATAGGTGCTTGAACACGCATGCGCgcactcacacaaacaaacacttcATCTATCTCAGTCAGCATGAATAGCCTGGATCATTACCCATAGCTCTCTAAGTCACCTAgttcagcattactgagcagGTGCATGAGTACATGAGTCAGTTTGCGTGAATTCTAGTCTATGCGGTATTCCATTCTGGTCTATACAaaattcaacctaaataaaaaaataaatattccaAGTCCAGTGTTTTAAAAAGAGCTTTGGAGTGCAGCGTCGGTATTGCCGCAAAGCCATTACTCTTCCCTCTTGTTGCTATTTAAAGCAAGGTGCAGCACTCATGCTGTGGGAGGCACTTCATGTTGTTTGGGCTTCAGATGTTTGAAAGCAAACTGCAGATTTGAGCAGAGAGACGTCAACCACACTGTCTGATTCTTTGAGATGACAGTCTTGCACTGAAATCAATACAGCCAACAGCTGTCTGATCCTCAATAACAGATTAGCCATCAGCATGTGGAGAACACTGAGGAAAAGAAGGCTCTCGTCCAATCAAATTACAGCAAAGAATTCTGGAGGACACACAAGTAATGGCTATATTTGGAGTATGgctttttactgcattaattCCGTAACCTTCACAATGTCAGACTGAATTTGGGTCACCTCAGAAGGCTCAAGCACTGATTTGCATTGTCACTTgtcaatgttttaaaactatAAAGCAAGTTAACATAAAATTAGGTAAGATACAGCATTCGACACTTGGTTATCATCTTATTATAGACAAATTACCTGAAGGAGATTAATCATTATTGAACTGGTGGTTTAACATTGGCAGTAATCCATTAAACTCACTCACCagactctctcctctctgcagaTGTGGAGCGATCCTTTCTCTGTGACCTGTCCAACCGAATCAGGCTTGAGCCCTCAGAGTTCCCACCTTTCCTGCCTCGATTGCCCTTAAAGGAAGTCCGAGTGAGGGCAGAAGCAAACAGGTTGGTGTGGTGGGACCCCAAATCTTCTTCCTCATTAGCTGAAGTGGGATCTTCCTCCTCGCTGTCTGAGCAGCCTGTAGGGTCCTCCACATGTCCATCAGAGAATGCACCCTGGCCAAGGATCTGGTTGCGGGACAGCTTGGAGTAATCAACATCAGAGCTGCCCATCCTGAACCAGGAGTCAACAGGGTGATGTCCCCGACTCCCACGGCCCAAAGACAGCCGTGAAGGCCCCAGACAGGACATAGAGGCTTCTTTACGCTTGTACCTTTCTGCTGAagaggatgaagaagaagaggggGAGTTGCCAGATGTGGCAGCTGCCTGCTTGTTAGCACTGGAATCAGCTGAGCCATCTCGACCATATCCACACCGCTGGAGAGATTCCAGACTCCCTGCTCTTCTCCCTCTGTCCCCTCGTCCTGTCCCAATGTTCTCACCTCCGTTTCTtcctccaccaccacctccagctcctGCACCTTCGTCACCCTCTTCATCTCCACAGCGGTCACGGTGCTTATgtctgtgcttgtgtttgtggtgCCAACCAAATGACAGTTCAGAGGACATAGCTGGGTACAGCACTGGTGAACGGCCCCCACCTAGATACTCTTGTCTTAGAAGCTTATGCTTCTTTTTGTGAAACTTAGAAGGATTAAGTAGAAGGTGGGAAGGGTGATGGTGATGAACATATGAAGGAGGGGGAGGTGGGAAGGAAGGAGAATGGTGCCCATGGTGGGATGGGCCTGAATGAGGAGCCTGATGGTGAGGGTGAGGGTATAGTGCACTGGCTGGAGGATAGCCCCGATAATAACCAAGCCCAAGAGGGGCAGAGGAATATGGTACACCATAAGAAGGGTGATAGAACCCTCCACTGGAAAGGGGGAAACCTAGCCCAGGAACAAAAGGCACCTCTGACATTGACTCTCGCAGCTTTGGGGGCCTTCCACGTTTTTTCTTGAGATCGGGCTTACGGACATAGTGCAGAGAATCACAAGGGTAGGCTGGGTGGGGAGAATAGTACCCACTGAAGTTGATCCTAAAGATGGTGGGCAGAAGGTCTCTATGTAGATAATGATGAGGTGGGGGGTTGGTTCCACTACCAATGCTACTGCCTGCTCTGGCACTAGCCAAGCCAGCCCCACGACTTGTGCCAGCTGGGCCTGCACCCAGACCCAAGCTGCTGCCCAAGCGAAGGGCAGGTGTGCGGTGAGAAATTCGTATTTCACTAAGCTGGACACAAATCTCATCAAGCTCAGCTAAGAAGTCAGGATCCTGTCTCCGTGAACGCAGCTGCAAGTACTTCTTCTTGCGTTTGcgtttttgtcttttcagctTGTCATAGCCGGGGCAGCCATGTCCGCGGCGTTTGCATTTATGCTTGTGCTTCTCTTTGTGCCCAACTAGCGCTGAGGGAGCAGCCACTGGGTGTGGCCGGCGTGGGTCAGGTGATGACCTTGTTCCAAGTGGGGACGGTGTGGGTGAGGGTCGATCAAGAAGAATTGACGATGAATGTCTCCTACTACCTCTTGGATTAAGTCCTACTCCAACACCCACTGATGAACCCATCAAGCCAGGTATCAATAGGCCACTAGTTATACCCTGTGGGACTCCCACCCCAGTTAATCCACTGGCACTCCCAGCCTTCTCTCCACGATCTGAAGTGCTGTTGTTATCTGTTCCAATGCCACTGTCACTTGGCACGGTTTCCTCACTGTGTGACTCACTGACAGGGGAAGGTGTAGCTTCCTTCAACTCACTAAGTGGTGCAGGGGATGTGGGTAAGAGTGGCCTGGGAGGTGAGAGCTTACGATAATGGTAGTGCTGccggtagtggtggtggtgatggtgatggcCTCTGCAAGAAGGCTTCTTTTGAGAGGAGTGTGCAGAGGTGGTACCTCCCAGGGTACGAGGGGATGGTGCTGAAAAAGTTGGTGGGGTAAAAGAAAATGAGTGGTGGCTCTGATGGGAGTGGCTACAGTGTGGGTGGGACATGAAGTGCACTGAGCCTGGCTCAACAAAGCTAGCATCACTGATGGGGCTTTGGCCTCCACTGGACTGAGAAAGTGATGGAGACGGGAAGATATCAGAAGGGGGCATCTGATGCTGCTGATTTTGTGAAGCCTGAGAAGCCTGGTGTGAGTGGTGCGGGGAGGAAGTGTTTGGGGTCAAGAAAGGTTCAGGTGGAGGTGTGGGAGCACCTGGCAATGGGGTGGATGGAGTTTTTGGCTTGCGACCCCTTCTTTTACCCATATATATAGTCCCCTTTTTGCTTACATTGATCTGAGGTCCCAGTTTTCCACCAAATGTTGCAGCAAGTGTTGAGAGAGACTGTGTCGCAGAAGCCACTGTTCCTGGCATGCCTGTGTTCTTAGTGATATCTTGATCAGCTGCTGAACCAGATCCCAACAGGATCTGGCTAAGGAACCGTTTTCGCTTTATCGTCTTCATCTTGTTGATCTTGCCTATAATGGTTTTCATTATGAGCTGTCCATTGCCCTTGTTGCGAAAGCCCTTGTCACCTGTTGCAGCATCCCCTGACTCTGGAGCTAGAGTTGGTGGCTGGGTTTCCTGTGGCAGGGTTGGAGGCAAGCGTTTCGGTCTTCCTCGTTTCCTTGGCATGGGTTTAGGAGGGTTCAGGTCCACCTCTGGGTGCAAGACAGGGGGATCCTGTTCCTCTTTGGACTTAAGCATGGAATAGACTTTTGAGGGAGCTGCCTTAAGAGGCGGGCGACCACGTGCAGGTGCATCAAGCCTTGGCATTTTGGACTTAGGGCGGCCCCTTTTCTTGGGTGGTGCTGCAAAAAGTTCTGAGACAACAGGGGGTACACGATTAGCATTGGGAGGCCTTCCCACAGGCCTGCGGATGGGTGTCGAAGAAGCAAGACCTGCATCCAGTGGTGAGATGGATTTGGGCTGACTAGAAGCAATATCTTGCATTGTCTTTTGTGTGCGACTGACCACCTTAGTCCAGCGAGGTCGTCGACCTCGTCGCTTTTTTAAGGGCTTTGAGTCCTGTTCTGCTGGTGATGCAGGAGATGCAGGCTCAGGATCATCACAAGGTGGCGCTGGGCTGCTGCTAGTACCAGAAGGGTTAGAAGGAGAAGCAGCATGTTTGGTGGATTCGGCAGGGCTAGGTTCCCCACTAGCACAACATTCCTGAGCAGGACTTCTTTTGGCTGGACTTAAGCTCTTTCCCCTTTCACCTCGAGGTATCAATGCAGGCAATTTCTCTTTAGTGTCTTGCTTCCCTGACACtattggggaagaacctttgcTTAAGTCTCTGGGGTTATCAATGTCTTTgtcccactctttctctctctcagtgttctcCTCTGTTTGTGAGGGGCTTGCTCTGAATCGAGAACCAAGGGACATAGGCATTCCTTGGTGGTTACTCACACTCCCTATTCTCTCCAAGGACGATGAAGAGGACAAAAGAGGTGTGCAGGAATGAGCAGGGCAGTGCCCAAGACGGGACTGTGATTTCACTCCATTACTGTTATTGTTGTCGTTGCTATCATTTGTGGTGCTTGCAAAGCGGTTGTTGCTGTATGATACTGCTGGAATGGTGGTGGGGCTGCTGTTGCTTGTAATCCCCTTTGAAAGTCCAtcagtttcctcttttctgGGTATGCTAGATAATTTCTCCAGGATACTATCTTTGTTTCGTGAGCCATATGGACGGCCTGGTGGCCGTGAGACAGGTGGGGGAGGAGCGAGGTGAACCGCTCTGGAATATGTATTCCTGTTCCGCTCAGGCCGCTGCAAATTGGATATTAATGGGGGAGAGCTACTGTGTGTTGGAACTGGGGACACTTTACGGGCTTTGGGCTTAGGACACTTAGAAGGTGGGCAAGTGGCTATGAGCTGCGCAAGTTTCTCAGTGACTGTAGGTGTACCCCAGTTCTGAGCTCCTCTTTCTTGTTCCTTCTGGTTATCTGTGTAAGTGTACTGAGGGCTTTTCGTGACGCTATCCATCTTGGGGTCCTGTGGAGTAGTTGCAGTGGGTGTAGGAGCTGGTGGAGAAGGGGTTGCAGGATTGGTTTGGGGTACAAGGCTCTTCTTACCAGAGGAGTGTGATTTGCTGTCTGTTACAGAGCGGTGCAAATTAAGGGGTCTCTCTGAAGGTGCAATAGATTTCACATCTGCCTTTCCCTCTGACTTGCAGGCCAGCTTTGGTGGACCctagtttagaaaaaaaaacacaaatgaatgaTGTGCAGCAGGCAGCACAACAGTGCATTATTGCATGATGGAGATCACCATACATCATAACTATTACTCTGTTATTATTTggtaattatttaaaaagacaaagaaatagAAGAAATCCTCTTGGCCAAACTTCAGGCTAAAATTGTCAATTAAATGTCAGTTACTATCAGCATACTTCCTATCCAGTGAGGATTAACTACTAACTAGTCCTTGTGTTTTTCAcccagagaaggaaaaaaattcaGCCTAATAATACATATGAAGTCCAGGGAACAGCAAGATAGATATGTGGAAAGTAGGAGGGAGATCTCAAAGGAAACCTCAGTAGCACTGACAAAactaagagagacagagaatataGACAGAAAAGTAAAGAATACATCACTGTGAGCATTAATTACCTATTGagaaaaaaagtacttaaatacatatatttgagaaaaaaagcaggaagAAGATATCTATACAAAAGAGCGCAAAGAGActaaagagacagaaaaaagaagagaaagagaaagagagagagagagagagagagaaacaagacaCAGACACTATAAAAAACATTAGTCAAGAGATTTGGGGGGGTGAAAACATCTGAGATctcaaaataaaatagtttttgaAATACATATCAGCCAGGAAAATTGAACAGTTCAACACATCCTCTCCTAAATGCTGGTCTGGCTCTGTTAAGCAGAGCCTGTAGCAGAACTCTTGTTACATAACTCCTTCCAGtctctttattttaaatttcctTAGAGAACCAATAAACAGCTCTTTTCCACTTCCCACTCCATGATTAAAATCCCACTCTGGGATGACACAGTGAGCCCACTTACCCTTTTAGCTGGCGTACTCCCATTCATAGGAAGGGTAGTGCTGGTAGAActgggaggagaaagagaaggtgtGGGTGCGGTAGCAGCTGGAACACCTGATGACTGTGGCGCTCCTTGGTTAATGGTGGGGCCCTTCTCTGCTTCTTTAATATGAGGTGGACTAGGGGTGTTGCCACTGCCATCGCTGGATCCTCCCCGACGACTGCCACGTCCCCCTCCTCTGGCCCCTTGCCTAGGTGTGGCTCGAAAGGCTGGCCGGCATACATAGTTCTCTAGGATTTTAGGGGGCTTTTTCATTCGTTTGGCCTGTAGTCCTATCTTAAGCTTGACATTGCCCTCTGAGTAGCTAGTCTCTTTGACAGAGAACTGTGGAgactgctgttgctgctgctgatcACCAGGGCCACTCTCAGGGCTGCAGAGGCTGGCCGgcaccccttctctctccttctcacgcTTCCTCTTGTCTTCCTCATCCTCTTTCTGACCGCCTACTCCCTCCTTCTCACGCTCTACCGGCACAGCATTTGCAGGGAGAGGGGGTGGCGTGGTGGGCCCCCCCTGTGTCCTCTGATCCATTTGCAGGGAAGGTTGAGCAAGACAGGATGTGCTCACGGGTTATACAGTTGGGTTTAAAAGTCCAGTAGGATGGGGAAAAAAGGGGTGGTGGGGAAGGGGAAGGGGGGTATAATAATAGTTGAGAAGAAATCCTTGTTGGGTTGCAGCAATGTCGTCCTTTCCTGGCTGGCCAGCCCTCTTCGCCTTCAAACTGGAGAAATGAAGACAGAGTAGTGAATTCAAAAGGACACTCATTTTCACTGGACAAAATTAACCAAAGTCTAAAGATCAAGTAATCAGCTCAGCTGCTTGCTCATACAAACATGAGTAACCATAAATTTCTACAATTTGTGATGAAAGATGGGCCACCTACGGTCTCATAAGCTATATATTCTTGAGCTCATTGCTACACTGAGTGTTTGCCATATAGACTTTGCTCTCAGAAGAACATAttcaacatttttcatttcattttagagtATAGATAAAAGTGAGCCAATAatcaatttatttaaataattatcaGGTAATCTGAATCCAAATTATAGGCAAATTGTCCCAAACAGTATTTAAGTTATGCAACCACAGCAGATCCAATGTGCAGCAACACTGATTTACAGGGACTGTGCAAAAGAAGCAAAGAAGCCACCTTGCAAAGGGAGACCCATATTAACCCCTACTATAACAGCAACCCCAAAACTGATCCCTGAATGAGGATGACTGTCCCAGTGAGCACAATAATGCACAGGGTCAAAGGCAAATCTCATGGAAAAGGAAACATAGAAACCCTAAAAAACTAAACAGCTCTCATAATAGCCTGCCCTTTAGCAATTTCTGGTGGCCTGGATGCTCGCGATCACACTGATTTCAGGTGCTGGGTGCAACACTGAGACAAACTTTCTGAATAACTGCCAACTTTGTTAAAATAGCCAATGCCTAGATTGCCCTCACCCTCCAAACCACACTCAAACACAGAAGATCATTCTTCCCATTGTAACTCACATATTTTATGCATCAGCTTCCAGTGTTTATTAACAAAGCCAGAGGATTGGCAGCTCATTAGCCTGGTTCCACTGTCGCTAGCCAGATTTGCTTGGTAATGAGGGCAAGCCAGGCACTACAAATTGTCGTTTTGGTAAAATGCACCAATGAGGACAACTACACAATTGTACTTCATTCTTAGACAATGCTGTAACTTGACCTGATCCTCTAAGCAGAATGCTAGTGACCatttattttctgattaaatCACATCATTCCATTTAGTACACTTCCAGCACTTTTCAGATCGGCCAAACAGTTAACAGCCCACATGGTAGATTAGAGCAAATTATGACTAAACATCTGCCAGCACAAAACCAAACTTTTAGACTGTCTGCATGTCAGTTAGTAAGGCTGTAACAACACACATATTTCCAGGCTCAGTACAATTTTGAATTCTGAGGTCAATATTTGGGTTTTCAATAACATATAATCCCAAAAGTGACTTCAGAAAAGAGGGCCAAACATCTGAATGTGGGTGCTTGGACAGCATAGACACTAGCTTTTGTCAGAAAAATACCACAAGCAAAATTACATTTGCTTCAACAGAATCTGCTGTAACTTCTACTTTCAGAgcaaaacattattttctagAAACGTGCTGATATGGTA
This portion of the Pygocentrus nattereri isolate fPygNat1 chromosome 1, fPygNat1.pri, whole genome shotgun sequence genome encodes:
- the ash1l gene encoding histone-lysine N-methyltransferase ASH1L, producing MDQRTQGGPTTPPPLPANAVPVEREKEGVGGQKEDEEDKRKREKEREGVPASLCSPESGPGDQQQQQQSPQFSVKETSYSEGNVKLKIGLQAKRMKKPPKILENYVCRPAFRATPRQGARGGGRGSRRGGSSDGSGNTPSPPHIKEAEKGPTINQGAPQSSGVPAATAPTPSLSPPSSTSTTLPMNGSTPAKRGPPKLACKSEGKADVKSIAPSERPLNLHRSVTDSKSHSSGKKSLVPQTNPATPSPPAPTPTATTPQDPKMDSVTKSPQYTYTDNQKEQERGAQNWGTPTVTEKLAQLIATCPPSKCPKPKARKVSPVPTHSSSPPLISNLQRPERNRNTYSRAVHLAPPPPVSRPPGRPYGSRNKDSILEKLSSIPRKEETDGLSKGITSNSSPTTIPAVSYSNNRFASTTNDSNDNNNSNGVKSQSRLGHCPAHSCTPLLSSSSSLERIGSVSNHQGMPMSLGSRFRASPSQTEENTEREKEWDKDIDNPRDLSKGSSPIVSGKQDTKEKLPALIPRGERGKSLSPAKRSPAQECCASGEPSPAESTKHAASPSNPSGTSSSPAPPCDDPEPASPASPAEQDSKPLKKRRGRRPRWTKVVSRTQKTMQDIASSQPKSISPLDAGLASSTPIRRPVGRPPNANRVPPVVSELFAAPPKKRGRPKSKMPRLDAPARGRPPLKAAPSKVYSMLKSKEEQDPPVLHPEVDLNPPKPMPRKRGRPKRLPPTLPQETQPPTLAPESGDAATGDKGFRNKGNGQLIMKTIIGKINKMKTIKRKRFLSQILLGSGSAADQDITKNTGMPGTVASATQSLSTLAATFGGKLGPQINVSKKGTIYMGKRRGRKPKTPSTPLPGAPTPPPEPFLTPNTSSPHHSHQASQASQNQQHQMPPSDIFPSPSLSQSSGGQSPISDASFVEPGSVHFMSHPHCSHSHQSHHSFSFTPPTFSAPSPRTLGGTTSAHSSQKKPSCRGHHHHHHHYRQHYHYRKLSPPRPLLPTSPAPLSELKEATPSPVSESHSEETVPSDSGIGTDNNSTSDRGEKAGSASGLTGVGVPQGITSGLLIPGLMGSSVGVGVGLNPRGSRRHSSSILLDRPSPTPSPLGTRSSPDPRRPHPVAAPSALVGHKEKHKHKCKRRGHGCPGYDKLKRQKRKRKKKYLQLRSRRQDPDFLAELDEICVQLSEIRISHRTPALRLGSSLGLGAGPAGTSRGAGLASARAGSSIGSGTNPPPHHYLHRDLLPTIFRINFSGYYSPHPAYPCDSLHYVRKPDLKKKRGRPPKLRESMSEVPFVPGLGFPLSSGGFYHPSYGVPYSSAPLGLGYYRGYPPASALYPHPHHQAPHSGPSHHGHHSPSFPPPPPSYVHHHHPSHLLLNPSKFHKKKHKLLRQEYLGGGRSPVLYPAMSSELSFGWHHKHKHRHKHRDRCGDEEGDEGAGAGGGGGGRNGGENIGTGRGDRGRRAGSLESLQRCGYGRDGSADSSANKQAAATSGNSPSSSSSSSAERYKRKEASMSCLGPSRLSLGRGSRGHHPVDSWFRMGSSDVDYSKLSRNQILGQGAFSDGHVEDPTGCSDSEEEDPTSANEEEDLGSHHTNLFASALTRTSFKGNRGRKGGNSEGSSLIRLDRSQRKDRSTSAERRESGNSGLQMRGGHSGTPDCSESPLHRHHHHPSLSISHTSSCLPHCGLEQPVGGAAPHPSSRQASPSTRPSQPACCLDASPSHRSAPPPPKNNLHHVNKILRAKKLQRQARTGNNMVKKRGPGRPRKHPLPSPPPSPLPPAPEPENQPPPSKHRVGWEGDTVIDAIESVVQGQKRKAKKRKRWERERDENEEDEEEAEEEREDEEEEQEERPEAREEEVMARAQATGGTGWLTQEQSFQSALEGKCDGHSSPERTGQPPIQQVPPTTMTNQREKRAARPPKKKFQKAGLYSDVYKTDDPRSQLLQLKKEKLEYIPGEHEYGLLPAPIHVGKYLRQKRIDFQLPYDILWLWKHDQLYKRPDVPLYKKIRSNVYVDVKPLSGYEATTCNCRPPGKHNDKGCLDDCLNRMIFAECSPSTCPCGEECDNQRIQRHEWVQCLERFRTEGKGWGIRTKEALRAGQFIIEYLGEVVSEQEFRSRMMEQYFSHSGQYCLNLDSGMVIDSYRMGNEARFINHSCEPNCEMQKWSVNGVYRIGLFALRDMDSGTELTYDYNFHSFNTEEQQVCKCGSEGCRGIIGGKSQRINGLPGKTGGSGGGARRLGRLKEKRKSKHQLKKREEESSDSSKFYQHLLMKPMSNRERNFVLKHRVFLLRNWEKMREKQELLKREGERERERESTSLSPYARWGGVIRDDGNIKSDVFLTQFSALQTSRSVRTRRLAAAEENTEVTRTARLAHIFKEICDMITSYKDSAGQTLAAPLLNLPSRKRNMQYYEKVSDPLDLSTIEKQILTGHYKTVEAFDADMLKVFRNAEKYYGRKSPVGRDVCRLRKAYYGARHEAAVQIDEIVGETASEADSSDSLERDHAHHHHHHGPGSHDKDDDVIRCICGMYKDEGLMIQCEKCMVWQHCDCMRLEAEVEHYLCEQCDPRPVDREVPMVPQPSYAQSGSIYYICLLRDELLLHQGDCVYLMRDSRRTLEGQPVRQSYRLLSHINRDKLDIFRIEKLWKNEKGERFAFGHHYFRPHETHHSPSRRFYHNELFRVPLYEIIPLEAVVGTCCVLDLYTYCKGRPKGVKEEDVYICDYRLDKSAHLFYKIHRNRYPVCTKPYAFNHFPKRLTPKRDFSPHFVPDNYKRNGGRSAWKSERSKGAAACDEDPSPSGSCDQLSVAFSRDTEESAGRGADEEVDRAHEDSSSALTTLAPQQERSRSAEEEDEEDDEEVDEEDERREVEEGSTERGGGTEMEARTSLSLSSSPLHPSILGRKEAQRERLNKILLHLLHRAPSKNAIDVTYLLEEGSGRRLRRRTLGLSDFVSRK